The following proteins come from a genomic window of Alosa sapidissima isolate fAloSap1 chromosome 22, fAloSap1.pri, whole genome shotgun sequence:
- the LOC121697290 gene encoding PCNA-interacting partner, giving the protein MASLEENLKTMLRIFRRECHRILESERTTIRGSDEMLMSLQLTMAEVNKQESGEFGVALSDVLLCWKSLLLDRLQLPDGGSPRPENYELVRREYECFMKRTNTVDLIDVYFMYKQLRLDTDPEELFTPTQLLQFLLGSPDGSEERSSIPPCPSTPSSSQPRPCTAQMRRVARRVFCSYLGLLVNSKNDLSLANVLDSPCRALGRTAFTDIKHAARNSQTSLFLAVTSFVRAIQLGGKGYAPAESDPLRRHLKGLCEFVHFTDQLEELLGESPEPSVAGAKLVARMRTALLKGCSSGDPVYTAVDDAAKALKERISQIHSAHQQSALTMGISPARPRAYAINHATAYIGRDTVKVLMNLLDEEALAPTCRNKAELLTDDQSVLSGAEGTSLLSLYK; this is encoded by the exons ATGGCGAGTCTCGAGGAGAACTTGAAGACTATGCTTAGAATCTTCAGGAGAGAATGCCACCGAATTCTGGAATCGGAGAGGACGACCATTCGAGGTTCAGACGAGATGCTTATGTCCCTACAACTCACTATGGCTGAAGTGAACAAACAG GAGAGTGGAGAATTTGGCGTTGCCCTGAGCGACGTCCTCCTGTGCTGGAAGAGCTTGCTGCTCGACCGTCTCCAGCTACCCGACGGCGGGTCACCGCGCCCGGAAAACTACGAGCTTGTGCGGCGAGAGTATGAGTGCTTCATGAAGCGCACCAACACTGTGGACCTGATCGATGTCTACTTCATGTATAAACAGCTCAGGCTGGATACTGACCCTGAGGAGCTATTCAcccca acCCAGCTGCTGCAGTTCCTCCTGGGTTCTCCAGACGgctcagaggagaggagctccATCCCCCCTTGCCCGTCCACCCCCTCCTCTAGCCAGCCCAGGCCCTGCACTGCACAG ATGCGGAGGGTGGCGAGGAGAGTGTTCTGTTCCTACCTGGGCCTTCTGGTCAATTCCAAGAATGACCTGTCTCTGGCCAACGTGTTGGACAGTCCCTGCCGTGCTCTTGGACGCACAGCCTTCACAGACATCAAGCACGCGGCTCGGAACAGTCAAACCTCCCTGTTCCTG GCCGTGACCTCCTTTGTGCGGGCAATTCAGCTGGGCGGTAAAGGTTATGCCCCTGCTGAGTCCGACCCACTTAGGAGGCACCTGAAGGGCCTGTGTGAGTTTGTCCACTTCACTGACCAGCTGGAGGAGCTGCTGGGAGAGTCCCCGGAACCCAG TGTGGCCGGAGCTAAGCTTGTGGCCCGCATGCGTACGGCTCTCCTGAAGGGTTGCAGCAGTGGAGACCCCGTCTATACGGCGGTGGATGACGCGGCGAAGGCGCTCAAGGAACGCATCAGTCAGATCCATAGCGCTCACCAGCAGTCGGCTCTCACAATGGGCATCAGCCCTGCCAGG CCTAGAGCATACGCCATCAACCATGCGACAGCTTACATCGGCCGGGACACGGTCAAGGTGCTCATGAATCTGCTGGATGAGGAGGCTCTGGCGCCGACCTGCAGGAacaaggcagaactgctcactgaTGACCAATCAGTGCTCAGTGGAGCAGAGGGAACTTCCCTTCTCAGTCTTTACAAGTGA